A single window of Pueribacillus theae DNA harbors:
- a CDS encoding transcription initiation factor TFIIIB, translated as MMNNQGKVDECPKCGSRELGQGRHSGYSAMTPVGGILGSNIMYTICSKCGYIIEGYVTNPKRFKKR; from the coding sequence ATGATGAATAATCAAGGAAAAGTCGATGAGTGTCCAAAATGCGGGAGCCGCGAGCTTGGACAAGGAAGGCATTCAGGCTACAGTGCAATGACTCCGGTTGGCGGCATCTTAGGTTCGAATATCATGTATACGATCTGCAGCAAATGCGGTTATATTATTGAGGGTTACGTGACAAATCCGAAAAGATTTAAAAAGCGTTAA
- a CDS encoding L-lactate permease → MNIGLALLPVIVIFILLFILKQSSVTAGLMSYIIAVAVAFFTPGFSLGVTSLFHATVEGLLLTFIVAYVLLFGIWLFHLMNEAGLIQTIASHISVSTKDPARQALILVIAFSPLVESVSGFGIAVIVIAPILIALGFDRFKAAVLSLVSLTVVPWGALSTGTVIGANLTNLSLHSLGAGTALLSMPIFLYFTIVTVYLVGGCKEIKKKWLEILLVSGALFGATWFFSAYVSVELAGVFASLAALSIEMLFIRFGEKIETEVAASVDKKDSLMKALSPYIVLTGMLFLSRLVPVFENWLNTHAVFEWEAYDFRLPMLYSPGFFLLITCLFAIIFFNIRFQTVKKSFKGTVKQWVPVNLSMLGFVAMAEVMSSSGMTTLLAEAGAEKLGAAFVLLSPIIGGIGGFLTGSNTGSNAMFIKLQVQTANYLGVSPEWLANSQNASSGHMTMASPSRVLLGASVSGIKSEENKILKKMAAIASMALLMILVEMWLIHF, encoded by the coding sequence ATGAATATTGGTTTGGCTTTATTGCCGGTTATCGTGATTTTTATTTTACTTTTCATCTTGAAACAAAGTTCGGTAACCGCTGGATTAATGTCCTATATTATTGCGGTTGCTGTTGCATTTTTTACCCCCGGTTTTTCACTGGGGGTCACATCTCTTTTTCATGCGACCGTAGAAGGGCTGCTTTTGACTTTTATCGTTGCGTATGTGCTTTTATTCGGAATTTGGCTTTTTCATCTGATGAATGAAGCAGGATTAATCCAAACCATTGCTTCCCATATCTCTGTTTCCACGAAGGATCCTGCAAGACAGGCGCTTATTCTTGTGATTGCGTTTTCGCCATTGGTCGAATCCGTTAGTGGTTTCGGGATCGCTGTCATCGTTATCGCGCCGATTTTGATTGCATTGGGATTTGACCGTTTCAAAGCGGCTGTCTTATCGCTCGTAAGTTTGACAGTTGTTCCATGGGGAGCCTTGTCAACAGGGACGGTCATCGGAGCAAATCTTACGAATCTATCGCTGCATTCTCTAGGTGCAGGCACTGCCTTATTGAGCATGCCAATTTTTTTATACTTTACAATTGTTACGGTTTATCTTGTCGGCGGATGTAAGGAAATTAAGAAAAAATGGCTTGAAATTCTTTTAGTATCTGGAGCACTTTTTGGTGCCACTTGGTTTTTTAGCGCCTATGTCAGTGTTGAACTTGCAGGAGTTTTTGCTTCGCTCGCTGCCCTTTCGATCGAAATGCTCTTTATCCGCTTCGGCGAAAAAATAGAAACGGAAGTGGCTGCTTCCGTCGATAAAAAGGACAGCCTTATGAAAGCGTTAAGCCCGTATATCGTTTTAACTGGAATGCTTTTTCTTTCAAGATTAGTTCCTGTTTTTGAAAATTGGTTGAATACGCATGCTGTTTTTGAATGGGAGGCATATGATTTCCGGTTGCCAATGCTTTATTCACCAGGCTTCTTCTTATTGATTACGTGTCTATTCGCCATTATTTTCTTTAATATACGTTTTCAAACAGTAAAAAAATCATTCAAAGGAACGGTAAAACAATGGGTGCCTGTCAATCTATCGATGTTGGGCTTTGTCGCCATGGCAGAAGTCATGTCAAGCTCAGGGATGACGACTTTGCTTGCTGAAGCAGGAGCAGAAAAGCTTGGAGCCGCTTTTGTTCTGCTTTCACCCATTATTGGTGGAATTGGCGGTTTTTTAACAGGAAGCAACACAGGCTCCAATGCGATGTTTATTAAACTGCAAGTTCAAACCGCAAATTATTTAGGTGTATCACCGGAATGGTTAGCGAACAGCCAAAATGCAAGTTCGGGGCATATGACGATGGCTTCCCCATCCCGTGTATTGCTTGGGGCTTCTGTAAGTGGGATCAAGTCTGAAGAAAACAAGATTCTGAAGAAAATGGCTGCCATCGCTTCGATGGCATTATTGATGATTCTTGTAGAAATGTGGCTGATTCATTTTTAG